CGCCGGCCACGAATTCCAGCGCGAGGAAGGGCCGGCCGTCGTGCTCGCCCACCTCGTGGATCTGCACGATGTTGGGATGCTGAAGGGCCGCGAACGTCTCGGCCTCGCGGAGGAACCGCCGCAGGATTTCGGGCGAGGGCGCGTAGCTGCGCAGCCGCTTGAGCGCGACCAGCCGCCCCAGCCGGCGGTGGCGGGCCTTGTAGACGACCCCCATCCCGCCCTCGCCGATCCGCTCCAGGATCTCGTAGCCCGGCACCGCCTCGTCGCGGCGACTGGGAGGGGAGTAGCCGACCGGCGTCTCGCGGCCGCCGAGTTGTAGGGCGTGGAGGGTGGCCCGAGTCGCCCCTTCCAGCTCGGCGAGCCGGGCGGAGCACGCCCCACAGGCGTCGACGTGGGCGAGCAACCGCCCTTCGTCGGCCTCGTCCGCAGACCCCGCGGCCAGCGCGACAAGTTCATCGTCGTCGGGGCAGGCGTCGAAGGCGATCGACACGGAAAGGGCTCCGAAATCGGCCCCGGCGGTTGTCGACGGGCCGGGGCGACGTCAATATCATGATCAGCCCCGTGCATCGACGACAAGGGAGGCCCCGACGACCTTGGGCGACGACGTGCCGACCTCCGCGACGCTGCTCGACCGCGCCCGCGCCTCGGACGCCGACGCCTGGGCGCGCCTGGTCTATCTCTACGGCCCGCTCGTCCGCCACTGGTGCGCGCGCTGGGGATGCGTCGGCGCGGACGCCGACGACCTCGTCCAGGAGATCTTCCTGGCGGTCGCCGCCGGCCTGCCCGGCTTCCGCCGCGAACGCGCCGGCGACACCTTCCGCGGCTGGCTCCGGACGATCGCCCGCAACAAGCGGCTCGACGCGCTCCGACGAGGCGACCGCGACCCGGTCGCGCAGGGGGGCACCGAGGCCCAGTGGCGTCTGGCCCAGGCCCCCGGCCCGGAGGCGGAGGCCGACGAGGACCCGATCGAACAGGTCTCCGGCCTCTACCATCGCGCGCTCGAGCTGGTCCGGAGCGAGTTCGAGGAGAAGACCTGGCGGACCTTCTGGCGCGTGGCCGTCGACGGCCTGACCGTCGACGCCGTCGCGCGCGAGGCCGGCGTCGCGCCGGCCGCCGTGCGGCAGGCCAAGTCCCGCGTCCTCCGCCGTCTCAAGCAGGAGGTCGGGGACCTGATCTGACGGGCCGTCGGGCGGCTCTCAGGCGTAGGCCCGAGCTTCCTTCATCCGGACCGTCGCGCCGTGCTCGTACAGGAAGTCCAGGCAGCGGCGCGGCAGCCGGCATTGGAGGACGACGCGGTCGCGCTCCTCGTCGTAGGTGCGGTCGTGGACCTGGGCGAACTGCGCCAGGTACGACAGGACCCGGCCGTCGGCGACGCTGGTCTCGACCTCGGCGTCGACCGCCGATTCGAGCAGGGCCACGCGGACGGCGTTCTCCAGGGCCTCGAGCCCCTCCCCCTTCGCGGCGCTGATCGCGACCGAGTCGCGATGCCGGGCTCGGAGGACGTCGAGGAACGAGCGGTCGGGGACCCTGTCGGCCTTGTTGAGGACGAGCAGGGTCGGGTGGTCCTTGAGCCCCAGCTCGTCGAGGACCTCCTCGACGGCCTTCACCTGCTGCTCGGCGTCGGGGCTCGACGCGTCGACCACGTGCAGCAGCAGGTCGGCCTGCCGGGCCTCTTCGAGCGTCGCCTTGAACGAGGCGACCAGCGAGTGCGGCAGGTCGC
The DNA window shown above is from Paludisphaera mucosa and carries:
- a CDS encoding RNA polymerase sigma factor — protein: MGDDVPTSATLLDRARASDADAWARLVYLYGPLVRHWCARWGCVGADADDLVQEIFLAVAAGLPGFRRERAGDTFRGWLRTIARNKRLDALRRGDRDPVAQGGTEAQWRLAQAPGPEAEADEDPIEQVSGLYHRALELVRSEFEEKTWRTFWRVAVDGLTVDAVAREAGVAPAAVRQAKSRVLRRLKQEVGDLI